Proteins from a single region of Hordeum vulgare subsp. vulgare chromosome 6H, MorexV3_pseudomolecules_assembly, whole genome shotgun sequence:
- the LOC123404638 gene encoding dehydrin DHN4 translates to MEYQGQQHGRVDEYGNPVAGHGVGTGMGTHGGVGTGAAAGGHYQPMRDEHQTGRGILHRSGSSSSSSSEDDGMGGRRKKGIKEKIKEKLPGGHGDQQHNAGTYGYGQQGTGMAGTGGTYGQQGHTGMTGMGATDGTYGQQGHTGMAGTGAHGTAATGGTYGQQGHTGMTGTGMHGTGGTYGQHGTDTGEKKGIMDKIKEKLPGQH, encoded by the exons ATGGAGTACCAGGGACAGCAGCACGGCCGCGTCGAcgagtacggcaaccctgtggccGGACATGGCGTCGGCACCGGCATGGGAACGCACGGCGGCGTCGGCACTGGCGCGGCCGCCGGTGGGCATTACCAGCCCATGAGGGACGAGCACCAGACTGGCCGTGGGATCCTGCACCGCTCCGgcagctccagctccagctcg TCCGAGGACGATGGCATgggtggcaggaggaagaagggcatcaaggagaagatcaaggagaagctCCCTGGTGGCCACGGTGACCAGCAGCACAACGCTGGCACCTACGGCTACGGACAGCAGGGTACTGGCATGGCCGGCACCGGCGGAACCTACGGGCAGCAGGGTCACACTGGGATGACCGGGATGGGAGCCACTGACGGCACCTACGGACAGCAAGGCCACACTGGGATGGCCGGCACCGGGGCACATGGCACCGCGGCCACCGGCGGCACCTACGGGCAGCAGGGCCACACCGGGATGACAGGCACGGGCATGCACGGCACCGGTGGCACCTACGGGCAGCACGGCACCGACACCGGCGAGAAGAAGGGCATCATGGACAAGATCAAGGAGAAGCTCCCTGGCCAGCACTGA